The Bacteroidota bacterium genome contains a region encoding:
- a CDS encoding C25 family cysteine peptidase produces MKKVTIPFIIIFVSLTQLLFAQTYTFHFEKPVLKQTADGYTVVNYTDCINFGKEGTPELPYRGIDLLLPQNQEVVQVKVVSLTMYSKETGIRIKPAVKPVPVSKFNGEMVTPIEDEAIYSSSSPYPATNVSTAITNYLCGHGIASFTICPVIYIPAQEEVQFIQDIVIEIQTASTSRANAVSKFLKTSALIENRINYIVENPEMLNNYSYSSVRDNDEYDLLLITKNSLLPAFEEYIAFKIATGFFVKAITTEEIYAQYTGQDDQEKIRNCIIDYYSNYGIQYVILGGDADPMNPADRTIPHRGFIAVDDNDIPCDMYYSNLDGNWNTNGNNSWGEPGEWDLYSEVSIGRICVDDEIDIANFTNKLFLYQDAPVVADIEKGVMVGEQLDSGTWGDTYKDEIANGSSNNGYTTTGFPLNFTLTKLYESVQMWDKTNIFDQFNFAGVNLMNHLGHSNVDYNMKMYNSDLTTTNFTNDGITRGFVIGYSQGCYNGAFDNRNDAGSYGGDCFAETFTSLETGEVASIANSRYGWYNPGGTNSSSQYYDRQFFDALFGEDIFAIGDVNAESKEDDVSYISTDEYCRWVAYETNLFGDPSMNIWTATPTDISADYPVSISIGNSEISFVTDAPFARIAIAQNGELIGRGIADANGNATVTFPTILDPAPLDISITAHNKNRHTGSVLVISNQPYIIYQYNQVNDVLGDNDGLLDYGESVYLSVAVTNVGDQPAANATVTISTSDPFVTITENSYFYGTIQPGQTKMIDDAFAADISAGIPDQHNITFDLEISAQDTWYADFALKANAPVLSIGNFIVDDSESGNNNGNIDPGETVDITIQSSNFGHCDAFNAIATLVSTSEWINIIESTYTIGDMPADMTTDVIFTVEVDDYAPIGAYVDFTYTLTSGDYSLSSAYSRTIGLVYENWETGDFSKFTWSSSSTWPWFITANSPYEGEFCIRSGAISNDETSNIKTTYNCVSNDSISFYRRISTQPDYDYLSFFIDNVLIDQWSGFYDWARFSYPVTPGVHTFKWEYDKDNEEYAGLDCAWVDYIVFPPTLVTGCFPGPDTTICIGNSYQCQATVTNYTTLLWTTSGTGTYNNDKLINPVYYPSQQDFNNGSVILSLTAYSNLPCGDITRDFTLAFNPLPSTPVTPLGPDYVDLYYTTVSEYTIEASPFASTYAWQLMPVNAGSVSGSGTTGTVDWNPDYLGMATVSVKSINYCGESPYSEEFNVEVDNTVGLAEKDGRSTITIVPNPNNGKFMLNVDSKRKGTATLTIVNSYGSVIYSTKSLELRPNAALEIDLKEAINGVYYLEMSTGEYKAVRKFVILK; encoded by the coding sequence ATGAAAAAAGTTACAATTCCATTCATTATCATTTTCGTAAGCCTCACCCAGCTTCTATTTGCCCAGACTTACACATTCCATTTTGAGAAGCCTGTTCTCAAGCAGACTGCTGACGGTTACACGGTTGTCAACTATACCGATTGTATTAATTTTGGAAAGGAAGGCACACCGGAACTGCCTTACAGGGGTATCGACCTTCTCCTGCCACAGAATCAAGAAGTTGTCCAGGTAAAGGTCGTTTCTCTTACAATGTATTCTAAAGAAACCGGTATCAGGATAAAACCTGCTGTTAAACCGGTGCCTGTTTCAAAATTCAATGGAGAAATGGTCACTCCTATTGAGGATGAAGCCATTTATTCCTCCTCATCACCTTATCCCGCGACCAATGTCAGCACAGCCATAACCAATTACTTATGCGGCCATGGCATAGCCTCATTCACCATCTGTCCGGTCATCTATATTCCGGCGCAGGAGGAGGTGCAGTTCATACAGGATATCGTCATCGAAATCCAGACTGCCTCCACTTCCAGAGCGAATGCAGTATCCAAGTTCCTGAAAACTTCTGCCCTTATCGAAAACCGTATTAACTATATCGTTGAAAATCCTGAAATGCTGAACAATTATAGTTACAGTTCGGTCAGAGATAATGATGAATATGATCTTTTGCTCATTACAAAGAACAGCCTTCTGCCTGCTTTTGAAGAGTATATCGCCTTTAAGATTGCAACAGGATTCTTCGTCAAGGCGATAACCACCGAAGAGATCTACGCTCAATATACCGGTCAGGATGACCAGGAGAAGATCCGCAATTGCATCATTGATTACTATTCAAATTACGGCATCCAATATGTCATACTCGGAGGTGACGCTGATCCAATGAATCCGGCTGACAGGACTATCCCCCACCGGGGTTTTATAGCAGTTGACGATAACGACATTCCCTGCGATATGTATTATTCCAATCTGGACGGAAACTGGAATACGAATGGGAATAATTCCTGGGGTGAGCCCGGAGAGTGGGACCTTTATTCCGAAGTGAGCATTGGCAGGATATGCGTTGATGATGAGATCGATATTGCGAACTTTACCAATAAACTTTTCTTGTACCAGGATGCTCCAGTGGTTGCTGATATAGAAAAAGGCGTAATGGTTGGTGAACAGCTTGACTCCGGTACATGGGGTGATACATACAAGGATGAAATTGCCAACGGTAGCTCTAATAACGGATATACCACAACCGGCTTCCCACTAAATTTTACCCTGACAAAACTTTATGAATCGGTTCAGATGTGGGATAAAACCAATATTTTCGACCAGTTTAATTTTGCCGGCGTAAACTTAATGAATCACCTGGGGCATTCAAATGTTGACTATAACATGAAAATGTACAATTCGGACCTTACCACTACAAACTTTACAAATGATGGTATCACAAGGGGATTTGTCATTGGTTACAGCCAGGGGTGTTACAATGGTGCTTTTGATAACAGGAATGATGCCGGTAGCTATGGTGGCGATTGCTTTGCCGAAACCTTCACCAGCCTTGAAACCGGAGAAGTGGCATCGATAGCCAATTCACGTTATGGCTGGTACAATCCCGGAGGAACTAACAGTTCATCTCAATATTATGACAGGCAGTTTTTTGATGCCCTTTTTGGTGAAGACATTTTCGCCATCGGCGATGTGAATGCCGAGTCGAAAGAAGATGATGTGTCCTACATCTCCACTGATGAATACTGCCGGTGGGTAGCTTATGAGACCAACCTTTTCGGTGATCCAAGCATGAACATATGGACTGCCACTCCGACGGATATATCTGCAGATTACCCCGTTAGTATTTCGATTGGCAACAGTGAAATATCATTTGTGACCGATGCGCCCTTTGCAAGAATAGCTATCGCCCAGAACGGAGAGCTTATCGGCCGGGGTATAGCCGATGCCAACGGGAATGCCACAGTGACTTTCCCCACTATTCTTGATCCGGCCCCTTTGGATATTTCCATCACTGCACATAATAAAAACAGACATACCGGTTCTGTCCTGGTTATTTCCAATCAGCCTTATATCATCTATCAATATAATCAGGTGAACGATGTTCTAGGTGATAATGATGGCCTTCTTGACTATGGCGAATCAGTCTATTTATCAGTTGCAGTGACCAATGTCGGCGACCAGCCTGCCGCCAATGCAACTGTGACCATCTCAACAAGTGACCCCTTTGTCACCATTACTGAAAATTCATACTTCTATGGCACCATTCAGCCTGGTCAAACCAAGATGATTGATGATGCGTTTGCTGCTGACATTTCTGCAGGCATCCCCGACCAGCATAACATCACTTTCGATCTGGAAATATCTGCACAGGATACATGGTATGCCGATTTTGCTTTGAAAGCCAATGCTCCTGTTCTTTCCATTGGAAATTTTATTGTCGATGATTCTGAGAGTGGAAATAATAATGGCAATATTGATCCGGGTGAAACCGTCGATATCACGATCCAATCTTCCAACTTTGGCCACTGCGATGCTTTTAACGCTATCGCGACGCTGGTATCAACCAGCGAGTGGATTAATATTATCGAGTCGACTTATACTATTGGTGATATGCCCGCAGACATGACCACTGACGTTATTTTCACAGTTGAGGTTGATGATTATGCACCAATAGGTGCCTATGTTGATTTTACCTATACGTTAACATCTGGAGATTATTCTTTATCCAGTGCCTATTCGCGGACCATCGGGCTCGTTTACGAAAACTGGGAAACAGGTGATTTCAGCAAATTCACCTGGTCCTCATCCAGCACATGGCCGTGGTTTATCACAGCAAATAGCCCCTATGAAGGAGAATTCTGTATACGCTCCGGGGCAATTAGTAATGATGAAACATCAAATATTAAAACCACATATAATTGTGTGTCGAACGACAGCATTTCATTCTACCGCAGGATTTCCACACAACCCGACTACGACTATCTCAGTTTCTTTATCGACAATGTTCTGATTGATCAATGGTCGGGATTCTATGACTGGGCAAGATTTAGCTATCCGGTTACACCTGGTGTGCATACTTTCAAATGGGAATATGATAAAGACAATGAAGAATATGCAGGTCTGGATTGTGCCTGGGTCGATTATATTGTTTTTCCTCCAACACTGGTCACAGGCTGCTTTCCCGGCCCTGATACAACCATCTGTATTGGAAACTCTTACCAATGCCAGGCTACTGTAACCAATTACACCACACTCCTGTGGACTACATCCGGAACCGGAACATATAATAACGATAAGCTGATAAATCCAGTGTACTATCCAAGCCAACAGGATTTCAATAATGGCTCCGTTATTTTATCACTCACTGCATACAGCAATCTGCCCTGCGGTGACATTACACGAGATTTTACACTCGCCTTTAATCCATTACCCTCGACACCTGTAACACCTCTGGGGCCGGATTATGTTGACCTATATTACACAACAGTATCCGAATATACCATTGAAGCGTCGCCGTTTGCTTCAACATACGCATGGCAGCTCATGCCTGTCAATGCCGGCTCTGTCAGTGGTTCCGGCACGACCGGCACTGTTGACTGGAATCCGGATTATCTGGGTATGGCCACTGTCAGCGTAAAAAGTATTAACTACTGCGGTGAAAGCCCATACTCTGAAGAATTTAATGTTGAGGTGGATAATACTGTCGGATTAGCCGAAAAAGATGGCAGATCCACCATCACCATTGTTCCAAATCCAAACAACGGGAAGTTCATGCTCAATGTGGATTCCAAACGGAAAGGAACAGCGACACTTACTATTGTAAATTCCTATGGGAGTGTAATTTATTCTACCAAATCTTTGGAACTGCGTCCGAATGCTGCCTTGGAAATTGACCTGAAGGAGGCGATTAACGGCGTCTATTATCTTGAAATGTCCACTGGTGAATATAAGGCAGTGAGAAAGTTCGTCATTTTGAAATAA
- a CDS encoding C25 family cysteine peptidase: MQRTSFTLILIISFLFSFSQKTWVGFTADSPQQPGISIVEQNAEKVIVDISVPGMYVSDVENQGTVYKRLELTEFQTTSVVGYPELPTINQIIGIPGDKLARFRIIEMNKIILSDYNIYPFQVPEKDIKGGKSDEFIINKDFYSQNKPFPSGNIILDAPGIWRDVKITGLHIVPFTYYPQKKEIEVITHLKIEVEFYGHDSEHYLARDKSITPEYYRMYNAAISNFASLGYTMTYRDNPGIKYLIITNEGALQTIQPLIDFKNQQGFRVEVKTLGPGFEAPQDFKTYIQQIYQSDGLEYVLIVGDAYPNGGQGGGPNIVPMFWWAPSGEDASFSDTWYVCLDGPDDHFADLAIGRFVYDELDELDIQIQKTMSHYTNPDASTNWAENTILVAHQEDYPEKYTRCKEEIRTYNYALQTPIFTPCYGGAGATNNDIVNYVNNTSCGIFNYRGHGSATEFGEWCGQGSFTNTHVQQLTNTRRLFVLFDVCCDNMDIVAFGGDCLCESFMKSPVASVAINGAIIPSYTIPNHDYDKEMYKAVFQEGIYNIGYVTNFANITVLNIHDSLGRANVRTYLWLGDASLEPWTLQPAELTVTHDSQLFLGLTEFSVSVNGNMGPVENAMVCISNEDGSIYGVAYTDAAGLATVAFSEPAHVPGFAKVTVTSHNYLPYQAEIPVIPLEGAYVVKDSFTINDEAGNANGLMDYGETIALTMTVKNVGLESATGVTVELGTSDEYISLTTNSAYFGDIPAEGTVTVANAFAFNVASTIPDNHNVLFEVSATDGTNIWVSNFSIQGYAPVFEFGSMTISDPTGNGNNRLDPGEIADITINIINNGHSDAAEVLASLSTTSAFLTLNTTSSNLGVLAAGLSGNAVFNISVDPGTPIGSSVDLICNIESGMYSVNKTFYSKVGLMLEDWESGTFNDFDWSFSGNSQWTVTDQNPYEGLYCAQSGDISDLQNSQLSLDYNVMYDDTISFYRKVSSEASYDYLEFYIDNTKIDQWSGEQAWEKVSYPVTAGPHTFTWNYMKDYSESNGQDAAWIDFISLPPELVTTAYAGPDMTICQSNTCALTGTATLYNTLEWTTSGTGTFDDNTLLNAVYTLGEEDINTGEVILTLTAYGPSDEVVSDQMVLTIYKLPVVFAGEDTGICAGESVPITQATAENYFGLLWTTAGDGTFDNATILTPVYTPGIQDLLAGTFTLTLSAVNEPCENITDDVVFTINPLPTPSISGLQETCLGTSGVLYSTQSYEGNAYNWMIAGGTITDGQGTAEVTVTWEQTGDGSISVQETNNFTGCQASSSTDVKVHALPLVMLGADTSICHNHHLTLDAGNPDAQSWVWSTGQNTQSIVIDSTGAGIGGTKIILVTITDTKGCTASDEISVYFEDCSGIADNAYDLAINIFPNPNKGTFILELLPQEQDVISIRIVNASGATVSEENNIKLTGKMRKEFKLDNGDGIYYLYIESKKVHSIKKVVVQR; encoded by the coding sequence ATGCAAAGAACATCATTTACTCTAATCCTGATTATCAGTTTCCTTTTCTCTTTTAGCCAGAAAACATGGGTCGGTTTTACGGCCGACAGTCCTCAACAACCTGGTATCTCAATCGTAGAGCAGAATGCCGAAAAAGTTATTGTCGACATTTCCGTTCCCGGCATGTATGTTTCAGATGTTGAAAATCAGGGAACAGTATATAAAAGGCTTGAATTGACAGAATTTCAGACAACCAGTGTAGTCGGTTATCCTGAACTGCCAACGATAAACCAGATCATCGGCATACCCGGTGATAAACTGGCACGGTTTCGCATCATTGAAATGAATAAGATAATTCTATCAGATTATAATATATACCCTTTCCAGGTACCGGAAAAAGATATTAAAGGAGGAAAATCTGACGAATTTATAATAAACAAAGACTTTTACAGCCAGAATAAACCTTTTCCGTCAGGTAACATCATCCTTGATGCACCAGGAATATGGAGAGACGTGAAAATCACCGGTTTGCACATTGTACCCTTCACATATTATCCTCAGAAAAAAGAAATTGAAGTCATCACCCACCTGAAAATCGAAGTCGAATTTTATGGACATGATTCAGAACATTATCTGGCCAGGGATAAGTCCATCACGCCGGAATATTACAGGATGTATAATGCGGCCATCAGCAATTTCGCTTCTCTTGGTTATACCATGACATACAGGGATAATCCGGGTATAAAATATCTCATTATCACCAACGAAGGTGCATTGCAGACTATTCAGCCGCTTATAGACTTTAAAAACCAGCAGGGGTTCAGAGTGGAAGTAAAAACGCTCGGACCCGGATTTGAAGCTCCCCAGGATTTTAAGACTTACATTCAGCAGATATATCAGAGCGACGGACTGGAATATGTGCTGATAGTCGGCGATGCTTATCCGAACGGGGGCCAGGGCGGCGGGCCAAACATCGTACCTATGTTCTGGTGGGCACCTTCAGGTGAAGATGCATCCTTCTCCGATACATGGTATGTCTGCCTCGATGGACCTGATGATCATTTTGCCGACCTGGCCATTGGTCGTTTTGTATATGATGAACTGGATGAACTCGATATACAAATCCAGAAGACCATGAGCCATTATACCAATCCGGATGCCTCCACTAATTGGGCTGAAAATACAATACTGGTCGCCCATCAGGAAGATTATCCCGAAAAATATACCCGATGCAAGGAAGAAATCAGAACTTACAACTATGCCCTTCAGACACCCATATTTACCCCCTGTTATGGTGGGGCGGGAGCAACCAATAATGATATCGTCAATTATGTCAATAACACATCCTGTGGGATTTTTAATTACCGTGGGCATGGAAGTGCGACCGAGTTCGGGGAGTGGTGCGGTCAGGGTAGTTTCACCAATACACATGTCCAGCAGCTAACAAATACCAGGCGATTGTTTGTTCTTTTCGATGTATGTTGTGATAACATGGACATTGTAGCGTTTGGGGGCGATTGCCTGTGTGAATCGTTCATGAAGTCGCCTGTAGCATCTGTCGCCATCAACGGTGCGATAATCCCATCCTACACCATACCAAACCATGATTACGACAAAGAAATGTATAAAGCGGTATTCCAGGAAGGGATTTATAACATCGGCTATGTGACCAATTTTGCGAATATCACTGTTTTGAATATTCATGATAGTCTTGGAAGAGCAAATGTCAGAACCTATCTGTGGCTGGGTGATGCTTCTCTGGAACCCTGGACGCTTCAGCCGGCAGAGCTGACCGTTACACATGATTCTCAGTTATTCCTGGGGCTTACGGAATTCAGTGTATCAGTCAACGGCAACATGGGGCCGGTAGAAAATGCCATGGTGTGCATAAGCAATGAGGATGGAAGTATTTATGGCGTTGCCTATACCGATGCAGCAGGACTTGCAACAGTGGCCTTCAGTGAACCTGCCCATGTTCCGGGATTCGCCAAGGTAACGGTTACATCACATAATTATTTACCCTACCAGGCCGAAATCCCTGTCATACCTCTCGAGGGCGCTTATGTCGTTAAAGACAGCTTTACTATCAATGATGAAGCAGGAAATGCAAATGGACTGATGGATTACGGAGAAACCATAGCCTTGACCATGACCGTAAAAAATGTCGGCCTGGAATCTGCCACAGGTGTCACAGTCGAGCTGGGCACTTCTGATGAATACATATCCCTGACCACAAATTCAGCCTATTTCGGCGATATTCCTGCCGAAGGTACGGTAACAGTGGCTAATGCCTTTGCATTCAATGTAGCCTCCACTATCCCGGATAATCATAATGTCCTTTTTGAAGTGAGTGCCACTGATGGGACAAATATATGGGTGAGTAATTTTTCGATACAGGGCTATGCTCCTGTATTCGAATTCGGCAGCATGACTATTTCTGATCCAACCGGCAATGGGAATAACCGTCTCGATCCTGGTGAAATAGCTGATATCACCATCAATATCATAAATAATGGACATAGCGATGCTGCAGAAGTATTGGCTTCCCTGTCAACAACCAGTGCTTTTCTCACTCTTAATACCACGTCATCAAATCTGGGGGTGCTCGCAGCCGGTCTGTCAGGAAACGCTGTTTTCAATATATCCGTTGACCCCGGTACCCCGATAGGGTCGAGCGTTGATCTGATTTGTAATATTGAATCGGGAATGTATTCAGTTAATAAAACCTTTTATTCCAAAGTTGGATTAATGCTTGAAGACTGGGAAAGCGGTACCTTCAATGATTTTGATTGGAGTTTCAGCGGTAATTCGCAATGGACTGTAACTGATCAGAATCCTTACGAAGGCCTGTATTGCGCACAATCAGGTGATATCTCCGATTTGCAGAATTCGCAGTTATCATTGGATTATAATGTGATGTATGATGATACCATATCATTTTACAGAAAAGTTTCATCTGAAGCCTCCTACGATTATCTGGAATTTTACATCGACAATACAAAGATCGATCAATGGTCGGGGGAACAGGCATGGGAGAAGGTATCTTATCCCGTGACAGCAGGGCCTCACACTTTCACATGGAATTACATGAAGGATTATTCGGAGTCAAACGGACAGGATGCCGCATGGATCGACTTTATTTCTCTTCCGCCTGAGCTGGTTACCACAGCCTATGCCGGACCGGATATGACCATCTGCCAAAGCAATACCTGCGCACTGACCGGAACGGCTACTCTTTACAACACACTTGAATGGACAACATCAGGCACCGGAACATTTGATGATAATACCCTTCTGAATGCGGTGTACACACTAGGTGAGGAAGATATCAATACAGGAGAAGTTATTCTTACTCTCACTGCTTATGGTCCCAGTGATGAAGTAGTGAGCGATCAAATGGTGCTGACTATTTATAAATTGCCTGTCGTCTTTGCAGGTGAAGATACTGGAATCTGTGCTGGTGAGTCTGTGCCTATCACGCAAGCCACTGCCGAAAATTATTTCGGATTACTTTGGACCACTGCCGGTGATGGGACATTTGATAATGCCACCATCCTGACCCCGGTTTATACACCAGGTATACAAGATTTACTTGCAGGCACTTTTACCCTGACACTATCGGCTGTGAATGAACCTTGCGAGAATATCACTGATGATGTGGTCTTTACAATCAATCCACTTCCAACACCATCGATTTCGGGACTGCAGGAAACCTGTCTGGGCACTTCAGGTGTCCTTTATTCCACACAGAGTTATGAGGGTAACGCATACAACTGGATGATTGCCGGTGGTACCATCACCGATGGCCAGGGAACGGCAGAAGTGACCGTGACATGGGAACAGACAGGCGATGGAAGCATATCGGTTCAGGAAACTAATAATTTTACCGGCTGCCAGGCATCGTCATCCACTGATGTCAAAGTACATGCTTTACCCTTAGTTATGCTGGGCGCCGACACCAGTATATGCCATAACCATCATCTGACTCTTGATGCGGGTAATCCCGACGCACAATCCTGGGTTTGGTCGACCGGACAAAACACCCAGTCGATAGTCATCGATTCGACCGGCGCAGGCATTGGCGGCACAAAAATAATTTTAGTCACCATAACCGATACCAAGGGATGTACCGCCTCAGATGAAATATCGGTATATTTTGAAGATTGTTCTGGTATTGCCGACAACGCCTATGACCTGGCCATCAATATCTTCCCCAATCCAAACAAGGGTACCTTCATACTTGAGCTCCTCCCACAGGAACAGGATGTGATCAGCATCAGAATTGTGAATGCTTCAGGCGCCACGGTTTCGGAAGAAAACAACATTAAGCTGACTGGTAAGATGAGAAAAGAATTCAAGCTGGACAATGGTGATGGCATCTATTACCTCTACATCGAAAGCAAAAAGGTACATTCGATTAAGAAAGTTGTTGTTCAGAGATAA